One part of the Plasmodium cynomolgi strain B DNA, chromosome 3, whole genome shotgun sequence genome encodes these proteins:
- a CDS encoding P36-like protein homologue (putative) — protein MSEMSTCMPNVTPTPKKEQTRKAMSSPTKASAAQLDAVKKYLKNFDHKNDTESINGFAELLKELNIKMAVFDFDLTIIGAHSGGFVDKTNDVSNIGTAVTNHFKILSKALNENGIKITVATFSDDEAIRYSRGRNSNLIAGEEMVQYSMKHSKCDAKIEKVYAYYPPYYREPRQYRPLGLDKPMSHDKSYHLKQIRTDFGVNIDEILFVDDDVNNCASAKKEGYLTFNVTGKNGFNFKSIKVM, from the exons ATGTCTGAGATGAGCACATGCATGCCCAACGTAACCCCCACGCCCAAGAAGGAACAGACCCGCAAAGCGATGTCATCCCCGACCAAGGCGAGTGCAGCGCAGCTGGATGCTGTGAAGAAGTACCTCAAGAACTTCGACCACAAGAATGACACAGAGA GCATCAATGGATTTGCAGAGCTGCTCAAGGAGCTTAACATCAAAATGGCTGTCTTCGATTTCGATTTGACGATCATCGGTGCCCACTCGG GAGGCTTCGTCGATAAGACCAACGACGTGAGTAACATCGGAACTGCAGTAACGAACCACTTCAAGATTCTCTCCAAGGCACTCAACGAAAATGGAATTAAAATTACCGTCGCGACGTTTTCGG ACGATGAGGCCATCCGGTACAGCCGCGGCAGGAACTCCAACCTCATTGCCGGTGAGGAGATGGTTCAGTACAGCATGAAGCACAGCAAGTGCGACGCGAAGATCGAGAAGGTCTATGCCTACTATCCCCC CTACTACCGAGAGCCGCGACAGTACAGACCGCTGGGCCTGGACAAACCAATGAGTCACGACAAGTCGTACCATTTGAAGCAG ATCAGGACCGACTTCGGAGTAAACATCGATGAAATTCTATTCGTGGATGATGACGTGAACAACTGCGCCTCGGCCAAGAAGGAGGGATACTTAACCTTTAACGTTACAGGGAAAAATGGCTTCAACTTTAAAAGCATAAAAGTTATGTAG
- a CDS encoding DEAD/DEAH box helicase (putative): MGKFGGARKQLAKAGAKKGTKRDGKEGGKKVEKKGGKKGGKKGGKKGGKKGGKKTAKHLAKRLAKKGVNKPTEETWKKKGGSVTPVESDPPVESGTRVESRTANGADLFDGLFADLKDVLSESLLQTLEKNRFVKTTSIQKRSIPIMLSDNDVFLKSMTGSGKTLCYALPSVQRILNLQKEKIRVTRDMGTFILVLSPTRELAVQINNLFFTLTKPYPYIVVSCLTGGEKKKSEKNRLKKGVSILTCTPGRLLDHLEHTKALRLTYLQCVILDEADKVIFLGSQDKVRLIYDTVKRLRLGGGAAGAVGVAGAGGADSGADHPVEGKGFQMVFISATLNHAVKSLANYCLTNKTVWVEAKEENIPLDSSNEEVSTPHKEVTSTQGEEHWEYELPEQLKQYCVVTDFRKKFLCLIQMLLSCMKKKKKAVVFLSNCHSVEYMRELLKSLYWPTDLKKENMEIHKQLKKEISPVLLKEDEQLLRKHLEKTLQRKEWQCESGGTSKKRRDRNTFLLPFKNIHVDDIQGDNSCDEGNGTVGGGDRCVLYNVNTDRHKRVYLFGDTEIYILHGNLSKEDRVGNFSDFSQHKNGKAILICTEIVSRGVHFDELDVVVQYDPPQIIEEYVHKVGRTARLQKEGSSYLFLLPTEVEFLNVLREKKIYVKKIQGEELIGRFRREDVPPFFSSIGGDILSFIYNHFKVTVKSDESLMEKATSAFLASVTAYYSVSKSLRHIFCAKNLHLGHLAYAFLLDESPREIAKLNKQQRYLRVKRQTTLSKRERRLLRAR, encoded by the exons ATGGGTAAGTTTGGGGGGGCCAGGAAGCAGCTCGCAAAAGCgggcgcaaaaaagggcacaaAAAGGGACGGAAAAGAAGGCGGAAAAAaggtcgaaaaaaaaggcggaaaaaaaggcgggaaaaaaggcggaaaaaagggcgggaaaaaaggcgggaaaaaaaccGCAAAGCATCTCGCCAAGCGGCTGGCAAAGAAGGGGGTAAACAAACCAACGGAAGAGacgtggaagaagaaggggggaagcgtcACCCCCGTGGAGAGTGACCCCCCCGTGGAGAGCGGCACCCGCGTGGAGAGCCGCACTGCTAACGGGGCCGACCTCTTCGACGGGCTGTTCGCCGACCTGAAGGACGTGCTGAGCGAGAGCCTGCTGCAAACCCTGGAGAAAAACAGATTCGTAAAAACGACAAGCATACAGAAGAGGAGCATCCCGATCATGCTAAGTGACAACGACGTCTTTCTCAAATCCATGACAGGTTCTGGAAAAACCCTATGTTATGCATTGCCCTCTGTACAAAGGATACTGAATctgcagaaggaaaaaataagagtcACCCGAGACATGGGGACATTCATCCTGGTACTCTCCCCGACGAGGGAACTCGCTGttcaaataaataatttattttttacgttaacCAAGCCGTATCCGTATATAGTGGTGTCCTGTTTAACGggtggggagaagaagaagtcgGAGAAAAATCGACTGAAAAAAGGAGTGTCTATTTTGACATGTACCCCAGGGAGGCTGCTAGACCATTTGGAACACACGAAAGCGTTGAGGCTGACCTATTTGCAGTGCGTTATATTGGACGAGGCGGATAAGGTGATTTTCCTCGGCTCGCAGGACAAGGTCAGGTTGATCTACGACACGGTTAAGAGGCTGCggctgggggggggagcggcaggAGCGGTGGGAGTAGCGGGAGCGGGAGGGGCGGACAGCGGGGCTGACCACCCCGTGGAGGGGAAAGGCTTCCAAATGGTGTTCATCTCCGCGACGCTGAACCACGCGGTGAAGAGTCTGGCTAACTACTGCCTGACGAATAAGACGGTGTGGGTGGAGGCGAAGGAGGAGA ACATACCACTAGACAGTAGTAACGAAGAGGTGAGTACCCCCCACAAGGAAGTCACATCAACACAGGGAGAGGAACACTGGGAGTATGAGCTACCTGAACAATTAAAGCAATATTGCGTCGTCACagattttagaaaaaaatttctatgtCTTATCCAGATGTTACTCTCatgtatgaagaaaaaaaaaaaggcagtcGTGTTCCTTTCCAACTGTCACAGTGTAGAATACATGAGAGAGTTACTGAAAAGTCTTTACTGGCCAACCGatttgaagaaagaaaatatggAGATTCATAAGCAGTTAAAGAAGGAGATATCACCTGTGTTGTTAAAGGAGGATGAACAGTTGCTACGAAAGCATTTGGAGAAAACTCTGCAGAGAAAGGAATGGCAATGTGAATCAGGTGGTACGTCGAAGAAGCGGAGGGATAGAAATACTTTCCTGCTTCcgtttaaaaatatccatGTGGATGATATACAAGGAGATAACTCATGTGATGAAGGGAATGGCACCGTTGGTGGTGGAGACAGATGCGTACTGTACAATGTTAACACGGATAGACATAAAAGAGTGTACCTCTTTGGAGATACAGAGATATACATTCTACATGGGAACTTATCAAAAGAGGATCGAGTTGGTAATTTCTCCGATTTTTCtcaacataaaaatggaaaggcgATTTTAATATGCACAGAAATCGTATCGAGAGGAGTGCATTTTGACGAGTTAGATGTAGTGGTACAGTATGACCCGCCACAAATTATTGAGGAGTACGTACACAAGGTGGGTCGAACAGCGAGACTACAGAAAGAGGGGTCGTCATACTTATTCCTGCTACCGACAGAGGTGGAGTTCCTAAATGTGttgcgagaaaaaaagatttacGTGAAGAAGATCCAAGGAGAGGAACTAATTGGGCGATTTCGCAGGGAGGATGTGCCGCCCTTCTTTTCGTCCATTGGAGGAGATATACTGAGCTTTATTTATAACCATTTTAAGGTGACTGTTAAATCGGATGAGTCGCTTATGGAGAAAGCCACCAGTGCCTTTCTCGCGTCTGTCACAGCGTACTACTCCGTGAGCAAGTCCCTGCgtcacattttttgcgcaaagAATCTGCACCTGGGGCACCTCGCCTACGCCTTTTTGCTGGATGAGAGTCCTCGGGAAATTGCCAAGCTGAACAAGCAGCAGCGCTACCTGCGGGTGAAGCGCCAGACCACGCTCAGCAAGCGCGAGCGCCGCCTCCTCCGCGCGCGGTGA
- a CDS encoding hypothetical protein (putative), protein MGISLVRRLLRRLPKWMIHLLPRQPGENLFCLAYGRKITVLEHSSHITVRKQFMINHSVQLLRSVRDNILVTYGEKELHVFQLVYVKKEFSLVFFFKKGVRDAKCWKIHDGGNTFEVYEDAIKVNVKLIKINRDDEVARRIFYATNGGATKGGATKGGAPKGDATNGGATNGGATNGDTSHGGMALGDASIAPIGSTGAGAAGGAAHFYVNLLYIYVLDGERVDLVVVNSLVYLIYLLFSHHRYGLLLALMLHLYRGNCCVLTDLPVDEDERRDKLKPLIYFLFERRMNDIIKNGNKFGSNPRNSIYHVQVKDRQCDEDEEVKRRNGSNGFNNWCNHTSNKVLESVQAMGQSSESTFSASADQSMSESVSVALNGASFIDEEENGTEWPLSSHGGITSHGEGNPGGEELQHESRQILIDGRVISGNCIRELQKLCLLGIEISINFHMDLHECIFQFLRGVAAENFYFHLIEEYIVSKRIGITHDSVVFSLTEYFKRLYRIFSEYDDSCYDVFLFFCSLVGEPLNEERPNGERLNGKLLNGELLNEELLSEVVFSPLGESGDSSDEGVDGSGGEGGDERDCEGGEDPYDERDCERGEDPCADLDMHLYRHHLGAKNISRKIRRIYAFVCIVELFFRLFESISLEGEIEGIISHLPIHLSAFIYNKHNEDRITTAEFFISYLIRKKSNLFYSFCRCNSLRSDELPIYLPMYMFRNFYHCYFLFDYVFSVTFKVPFSISLNRFAVPLEEGITLRSCHSNVQAKYQFDDILNYGNIFFIFSPFRVERENHCTLNRTILSLWRYLLDGTHSRVGVSSVVGGSGVGVGSGVGGGSGVGVGSGADGGNSLEFLSPRRRSGDEGTCRRRNDPQRTQMNDYFNLDKNGFFLLLQLSLKDTFYLLNRSFFQYDYINNYDVINLLVRNLCNFYLHMVIIFLHYRMYLKKTLMQNLLEEETCVCIYGEVLLAVNTCRQYNEVSEVCLRLVHLIEEEGRHMHVHKNISNIVRWITLQLFYINKHREEMANSITYSLILFFILQSGCDDYSFDYLMGVHFVNFLLRLPCGGCQERRMSSTTGRRRFEKLTRRCFLFANKNYLKKIRPHVREERLFEAFRLKETNLRIRESQIKKNVEGTSSPQGNLVDYLLGEVYGVDVPGLLRQHGGDGGSGGDGGVTRPVRRGDGCAFKRVRSRSRGSVLPGGTSTGGSVPSGRVPSGGGPPRAGKTNKEQKQGDIFCVKFCRRHYGYILLLYVKKLLVLHRGGRSPGGEKREEESPPKVHSKTAHHRLRRKNVEKLLKYILFFSSMRKCEPVYVIILNHFGRYDVVLDHYRTRKEWRSMEEYIFGNIFFLKRKK, encoded by the exons ATGGGGATATCCTTGGTGCGGAGGTTACTCAGAAGGCTGCCCAAGTGGATGATCCACCTGTTACCGAGGCAACCAG GGGAGAACCTGTTCTGTCTAGCCTACGGAAGGAAGATAACCGTCTTAGAGCACTCCTCTCACATTACTGTTCGGAAGCAATTTATGATTAACCACTCCGTGCAGCTTTTGAGAAGCGTTCGAGATAATATTTTGGTGACTTATGGAGAGAAGGAGTTACACGTATTCCAGCTGGTGTATGTGAAGAAGGAGTTTagtttggtttttttttttaagaaaggAGTGAGGGATGCCAAGTGCTGGAAAATACATGACGGGGGCAATACGTTCGAGGTTTATGAGGATGCCATAAAGGTGAACGTCAAGCTGATAAAGATCAACAGGGATGACGAAGTGGCGAGGcgcattttttatgccacCAACGGGGGTGCCACGAAGGGAGGTGCCACAAAGGGAGGTGCCCCCAAAGGAGATGCCACGAACGGGGGTGCCACGAACGGGGGTGCCACGAACGGGGATACCTCTCACGGTGGCATGGCTCTTGGTGATGCTTCCATTGCTCCCATTGGTTCCACCGGCGCGGGCGCTGCCGGGGGAGCCGCCCACTTCTACGTTAACCTCCTCTACATCTACGTATTGGACGGAGAGCGCGTGGACCTGGTGGTGGTGAACTCGCTGGTTTATTTGATTTACCTGCTTTTCAGCCACCACAGGTACGGCCTGCTCCTGGCTCTGATGCTGCACTTGTACAGG GGAAACTGCTGCGTGCTGACGGACCTGCCCGTGGACGAGGACGAGAGAAGGGACAAGCTGAAGCCACTCATCTACTTCCTGTTCGAAAGAAGGATGAAcgatataataaaaaacggAAACAAATTTGGGAGTAATCCACGCAACAGCATCTACCATGTGCAGGTGAAAGACAGACAGTGTGATGAGGATGAAGaagtgaaaagaagaaatggttCAAACGGGTTCAACAACTGGTGCAACCATACATCTAACAAGGTCTTAGAGAGCGTGCAGGCAATGGGGCAATCATCCGAGTCGACCTTCTCCGCATCTGCGGACCAATCCATGTCAGAATCAGTCAGTGTTGCATTAAACGGTGCATCGTTCAtcgatgaggaagaaaacggCACCGAGTGGCCACTCTCCTCCCATGGGGGAATCACTTCACATGGGGAAGGTAACCCTGGAGGGGAGGAACTCCAGCATGAAAGTAGACAAATACTTATCGATGGGAGAGTCATCTCAGGTAACTGCATCAGAGAGCTTCAGAAGTTATGTCTCCTCGGGATAGAGATTAGTATCAATTTCCATATGGATCTACATGAGTGCATTTTTCAATTCCTAAGGGGGGTAGCggcagaaaatttttatttccatctCATCGAGGAATACATCGTGAGCAAGAGGATTGGAATAACTCACGACTCGGTTGTGTTTAGTCTGACTGAATACTTCAAGCGGCTGTACAGGATATTCTCCGAGTACGATGACTCATGTTATGACgtgtttttgttcttttgcaGCCTCGTTGGGGAGCCTCTAAACGAGGAGCGTCCGAATGGGGAGCGTCTGAATGGGAAGCTTCTGAATGGGGAGCTTCTAAACGAGGAGCTTCTCAGCGAGGTTGTAttctcccctttgggggAAAGCGGCGATAGTAGCGATGAAGGTGTTGACGGGAGTGGCGGTGAAGGTGGCGATGAACGTGACTGTGAAGGTGGCGAAGATCCCTACGATGAACGTGACTGTGAACGTGGCGAAGATCCCTGCGCAGACTTGGATATGCACCTGTACCGCCACCACCTGGGCGCGAAGAACATCTCGAGGAAAATACGAAGGATATATGCCTTCGTGTGCATAGTAGAGCTGTTCTTCCGCCTTTTTGAGAGCATAAGTCTGGAGGGAGAAATAGAAGGTATCATCTCACATCTACCGATTCATCTCAGTGcctttatttataataaacaTAACGAGGACAGAATCACAACAGCggagttttttatttcctatctgatcagaaaaaaaagcaacctCTTCTACAGCTTCTGTAGATGCAACAGCTTGAGGAGTGATGAGCTACCGATTTACCTCCCCATGTACATGttcagaaatttttatcactGCTACTTTCTCTTCGATTACGTTTTTTCCGTTACGTTTAAGGTCCCCTTCAGTATCAGCTTGAACCGGTTCGCAGTTCCTTTGGAGGAGGGCATCACTCTGAGGAGTTGCCACTCAAACGTGCAGGCAAAGTACCAGTTCGACGATATTTTGAattatggaaatattttttttatattttctccttttcgcgTGGAGAGGGAGAACCACTGCACGTTGAACCGGACCATCCTGTCGCTGTGGCGGTACCTGCTCGATGGGACCCACAGCCGGGTGGGGGTTAGCAGCGTTGTCGGGGGTAGCGGCGTCGGCGTGGGTAGCGGCGTTGGCGGGGGTAGCGGCGTCGGCGTGGGTAGCGGTGCTGATGGGGGCAACTCGCTGGAGTTCCTCTCCCCacggagaagaagcggagaCGAAGGCACCTGTCGACGAAGAAACGACCCCCAGAGAACACAAATGAACGATTATTTTAACCTGGACAAAAACGGCTTCTTCCTACTCCTTCAGCTATCATTAAAGGAcaccttttatttattaaatcgGAGCTTCTTCCAATATGATTATATCAACAACTACGACGTTATTAACCTCTTGGTTCGtaatttgtgtaatttttacctgcacatggtcataatttttctccattaCCGTATGTACTTGAAAAAGACATTAATGCAAAATTTGTTAGAAGAGGAGACATGCGTCTGTATTTATGGAGAAGTTCTTCTAGCTGTCAACACATGCAGACAGTATAACGAAGTTAGTGAGGTGTGTTTGAGATTGGTTCATTTAATTGAAGAAGAGGGACGACATATGcatgttcataaaaatatctcCAATATAGTCAGGTGGATTACATTGCaactattttatattaacaaaCATAGGGAGGAAATGGCTAACTCAATAACGTATTCgttgattttgtttttcatccTTCAGAGTGGCTGTGACGATTACTCCTTTGACTATCTCATGGGGgttcattttgtgaattttttgttgCGATTGCCTTGTGGGGGATGTCAAGAGCGTCGGATGAGCTCAACCACAGGAAGGCGTCGCTTTGAGAAACTCACCAGGAGGTGTTTCCTCTTTgcgaataaaaattacctcAAAAAAATCAGACCACACGTGAGAGAGGAACGCTTGTTTGAAGCCTTTCGCTTGAAGGAGACCAACTTACGCATAAGGGAGAGTCAAATAAAGAAGAACGTTGAAGGGACGTCCTCTCCGCAGGGCAACTTGGTGGACTACCTGTTGGGGGAGGTGTACGGCGTCGATGTGCCTGGCCTGCTTCGCCAGCATGGTGGTGACGGGGGTAGCGGCGGAG ATGGGGGGGTAACACGACCTGTGAGACGTGGTGACGGCTGTGCGTTTAAGAGGGTGCGCTCCAGGAGTA GAGGGAGTGTGCTACCCGGGGGAACATCAACAGGAGGGAGCGTGCCGTCGGGGAGAGTACCTTCCGGAGGGGGGCCGCCTCGGGCGGGGAAGACAAACaaggagcagaagcaggGAGATATTTTCTGCGTGAAGTTTTGCAGGAGGCACTACGGGTATATCCTGCTGCTGTACGTGAAGAAGCTGTTGGTGTTGCACCGGGGGGGGCGGTCccctgggggggagaagcgcgAGGAG GAGAGTCCTCCAAAGGTGCACTCAAAGACAGCTCATCACCGACTCCGCAGGAAGAACGTGGAGAAACTGCTGAAATATATCCTCTTTTTCAGCTCGATGCGAAAGTGCGAACCAGTCTATGTGATCATCCTGAATCACTTCGGTCGATATGACGTTGTCTTGGATCATTACAGAACAAGGAAGGAGTGGAGAAGCATggaggaatatatttttggaaatattttttttttaaagagaaaaaaatga
- a CDS encoding hypothetical protein (putative): MKKGMGNHSGSHAHEESSDSQRGLCERVKTNAHKYINFYHKYCRDKGGGYAEEQKQEEEEESSSWENSLLKGPTLRERRKFKVIQGGGEKKGFNFGSAQMRSLNDRRSYTSLYFPSVIETDSEGGSISDGSSGGGISEGSNGGGSSSDRCSSGGASPCKQKENPPSQENTHNQLYPRRGAYARVKFEGGEKVSTCLNGKEDNGFSAGHLLNDVDRREEGSNTSLLLEGKYLQKGAQKKKKQKKKQEKKQEKKRKRQHCVYLSGDGMKYSHSNHGEGKAVSSNGVNSLKAHVRRSLSNFKKQKEVLTFINDTYKTILMMCILSLLLTKGILMCTFLYFLQSVCHFALFHLYVREYAARKRCGPA, from the exons ATGAAGAAGGGGATGGGAAACCATTCGGGTAGCCATGCACATGAGGAGAGCTCAGATAGTCAGAGGGGGCTATGCGAGCGGGTCAAGACAAATGCTCACaagtacataaatttttaccaTAAATATTGCAGGGACAAAGGCGGAGGATACGCggaggagcagaagcaggaagaggaggaggagagcaGCTCATGGGAAAACTCCCTTTTGAAGGGTCCCACACTGAGGGAGAGGAGAAAGTTCAAGGTCATCCAGGGTG ggggggaaaaaaagggattcaATTTCGGGAGCGCCCAAATGAGGAGCCTGAATGATAGGCGGAGTTACACCTCGTTGTACTTCCCCTCCGTTATCGAAACGGACAGCGAGGGGGGGAGCATCAGCGACGGTAGCAGTGGTGGAGGGATCAGCGAAGGTAGCAATGGTGGAGGTAGCAGCAGTGACCGATGCAGCAGTGGGGGCGCTTCTCCATGCAAGCAGAAGGAAAACCCCCCCTCGCAGGAGAACACTCACAACCAGCTATACCCCCGTCGTGGTGCATATGCAAGGGTCAAAttcgaaggaggagaaaaggtGAGTACTTGTTTAAACGGAAAGGAGGACAACGGCTTCTCCGCTGGGCACCTCCTAAATGATGTGGATCGAAGGGAAGAAGGTAGCAACACCTCTCTGCTCCTGGAAGGGAAATACCTTCAGAAGGGAgcgcaaaagaagaagaagcagaagaagaagcaggagaagaagcaggagaagaagcgaaaaagacAGCACTGTGTTTATCTCTCCGGCGATGGGATGAAGTACTCACATTCGAATCATGGAGAAGGCAAAGCAGTGAGTAGCAACGGAGTGAACTCACTTAAAGCGCATGTCAGAAGGTCCCTGTCCAACttcaaaaaacaaaaggaagttCTTACCTTCATAAACGATACTTATAAAACTATTTTGATGATGTGCATTTTATCGCTGCTGCTGACCAAGGGCATTCTTATGTGCACCTTTCTGTACTTCCTCCAGAGT GTGTGTCACTTTGCGCTCTTCCACCTGTACGTGCGCGAGTACGCGGCACGCAAGCGGTGCGGTCCTGCGTAA
- a CDS encoding hypothetical protein (putative), whose product MMLVKCSILVGVLTLVNSVTGKSNISKCLFYDKRNYDLKQTFYVPTSDVEINYARSILKNVEFKCEGIEDYESKVKCNLCVYTEIVNNKHIRQGQIIQIFMNECMYGFYYYDNISQYTQNNKAVSAFAEEDGNSQAKLDDIYFSITKDVAEGNTSQINFFKQPASKYHPVCYVTE is encoded by the exons ATGATGCTAGTTAAGTGCTCAATCCTGGTTGGAGTCCTCACGCTGGTGAACAGCGTCACGGGTAAGTCCAACATATCCAAGTGCCTCTTTTACGATAAAAGGAATTACGATCTGAAGCAGACGTTTTATGTGCCAACCAGTGACGTGGAGAT AAATTACGCAAgaagtattttaaaaaatgtggaattTAAATGTGAAGGAATTGAAGACTATGAGTCCAAAGTAAAATGCAActtatgtgtatatacagAAATCgttaataataaacatataagaCAAGGACAGATTATTCAGATTTTTATGAATGAATGCATGTATGGTTTTTATTACTATGACAATATTAGCCAATACACACAGAACAACAAAGCGGTCAGTGCCTTCGCGGAGGAGGACGGAAATTCACAGGCCAAGCTGGACGATATTTACTTCAGCATCACCAAGGACGTCGCCGAGGGGAACACCAGTCAGATCAACTTCTTCAAGCAGCCCGCGAGCAAGTACCACCCGGTTTGCTACGTCACGGAGTAG
- a CDS encoding hypothetical protein (putative): protein MYLTEDQDPEELKKEANAKWAKGEAEEANALWRQALKECIKYSMRGFPTKKNTDMQLSLRLNISLYHFKKGEFHECINQCDIILEGVIDLDGVLSRYEVDLKQAKETPVTPMPAVTLPTCTEEAASLGREREEGTCMLRRDTLVKLFLRRAYSYLMLQEFDKCRENLLLVKRIDKGNAEAMSLERKEQLERVDYHKMQRQLYRRMCSASGALHGSKEKG, encoded by the exons ATGTACCTGACGGAGGACCAGGACCCCGAGGAGCTGAAGAAGGAGGCTAATGCGAAGTGGGCCAAG GGCGAGGCGGAGGAGGCGAACGCCCTTTGGAGACAGGCACTGAAGGAGTGCATCAAGTATTCCATGAGGGGATTCCCaacgaagaaaaacacaGACATGCAACTCAGCTTGCGTCTCAACATATCCCtttaccattttaaaaaaggagaattcCATGAGTGCATTAACCAATGTGATATTATTTTGGAGGGTGTGATCGACCTGGACGGAGTGCTCAGTCGCTACGAGGTGGACCTTAAGCAGGCGAAGGAGACCCCTGTGACTCCCATGCCCGCCGTAACCCTCCCAACCTGTACGGAGGAGGCGGCCTCACTAGGAAGGGAGCGAGAAGAGGGCACATGCATGCTCAGGAGAGACACGCTGGTGAAACTTTTTCTGCGTAGGGCGTATTCCTATCTGATGCTGCAG GAGTTCGACAAATGCAGAGAAAATCTCCTTCTGGTAAAACGAATCGACAAGGGGAACGCCGAGGCGATGAGTCTAGAAAGGAAGGAGCAATTGGAGCGAGTCGATTATCATAAAATGCAGAGGCAGTTGTACCGGCGAATGTGCAGCGCGAGTGGTGCGTTGCATGGGTCCAAGGAGAAGGGATGA
- a CDS encoding hypothetical protein (putative): protein MHFFFAANNPPPSDSLEHVQDDHVTLRVCLDDAQTHSGDVLRASFELVGPKKYAGNVKLDYVVLYLYGVYILNQEVLTACTNGPLVQKQENLNLPFYRVNEEKAEQKFLLFYSNPIVLCTDVNFGSPSETTHYQLSCILPPFLPPTYNGKLIRFKYCMYVQAVKRLYRNRTQFITKRYEQHIPLRVLCGRCIRSPVLDLVLLPIKPSSSQGEGATTGHNGGDPPECLYHDFRHLYNRIGKTPLDRLLCIYLISSQRKEDSSLFLLNHVLPNYNYFYYMHIFLYVAHHWDHYTGELSRREASSHEGESHNAALPKNRKGLLMDKTYTIVDTIVKCMQEGDMYRRINTRMIKSQSLSPLHLASDSATRDDGVVIPSVKDDPNELPNKNALQNIYRINSDGKNICHVTLLDGMDNQVTDSFPCGGIINVRLYFGDASICTVHVDIRLKRVERIKINSRFLTVQRNKLHDENELASLAW from the exons ATgcacttcttcttcgccgCGAACAACCCGCCGCCCAGCGACAGCCTCGAGCACGTCCAAGACGACCATGTTACATTGAGGGTGTGCCTGGACGATGCACAGACGCACAGCGGGGACGTCTTAAGAGCTTCCTTCGAATTGGTGGGACCAAAGAAGTATGCAGGGAATGTAAAGCTAGACTACGTCGTGCTGTATCTCTACGGAGTGTACATCCTCAACCAGGAGGTGCTAACTGCTTGCACCAATGGCCCACTCGTACAGAAGCAAGAAAATCTGAACCTGCCTTTCTATAGagtgaatgaagaaaaagctgAACAAAAATTCTTGCTCTTCTACTCCAACCCAATAGTGCTCTGTACCGATGTGAATTTTGGATCCCCCAGTGAAACGACTCACTATCAGCTCAGCTGTATCCTTCCTCCATTCCTCCCCCCGACTTATAATGGCAAGCTGATCAGATTTAAATATTGCATGTACGTTCAGGCAGTTAAAAGACTGTACAGAAATAGAACCCAATTTATAACCAAGCGATATGAGCAGCATATACCTTTGCGCGTACTCTGTGGTAGATGTATCCGTTCGCCCGTGCTGGACTTGGTGTTGCTTCCTATCAAGCCGAGCAGCTCGCAGGGGGAGGGAGCGACTACTGGGCACAACGGGGGAGACCCGCCTGAGTGCCTCTACCATGACTTTCGG CACCTGTATAACCGTATTGGGAAAACCCCCCTCGATAGGCTCCTTTGTATATACCTCATCTCATCGCAGAGAAAGGAGGACTCGtcccttttcctcctcaacCACGTTCTGCCCAACTATAACTACTTTTACTATATGCACATCTTTTTGTATGTGGCTCATCACTGGGATCACTACACGGGGGAGCTTTCCCGGA GGGAAGCCTCCTCTCATGAGGGGGAGAGCCATAATGCAGCTTTGccgaaaaacagaaaagggcTCCTCATGGACAAGACCTACACCATAGTGGATACCATCGTGAAGTGCATGCAGGAGGGGGACATGTATAGACGAATCAACACTCGGATGATAAAGTCCCAGTCGTTGTCTCCTCTCCACCTGGCTAGCGATTCAGCTACCAGGGACGACGGGGTAGTCATCCCGTCTGTGAAGGATGACCCAAATGAACTACCCAACAAAAATGcattacaaaatatttatcgaATAAATtcggatggaaaaaatatatgtcatGTCACCTTGCTAGATGGAATGGACAACCAGGTAACGGACTCCTTCCCATGTGGTGGTATCATCAATGTGAGACTTTACTTTGGGGATGCATCTATATGCACAGTGCATGTAGATATACGTTTGAAGAGAGTAGAacggataaaaataaactccaGATTTTTAACAGTACAGAGAAACAAACtacatgatgaaaatgag ttggCTTCGCTCGCTTGG